The Pseudomonas multiresinivorans DNA window TTGCAAGGCCTGCAGCGCGTCGCGCAGGTCCTGCGAGGCGGCCTCGCCAACGGCTGCCCCGACCGCCTCGGCAAAGGCTTCCGGCACCAGCGGCACCGATTCGCGGACGGTGGTGAACTCCGCGCGGACGCGCTCCAGGGCAGCCGCCAGTTGTTCAGCCTTGCCCTGCTCTGCGGCGCCTTCCAGCGCACCGATGGCGCCGGCCAGACGCGGCAGGGCGAGATTGGCGGCGGCGCCGCGCAGGCGGTGGGCGAGGGCGGCAATGTCGGCGCGATCGCCGTTGCTCACTGCGCTTTCCAGGGTGTTCAGGCTGGTTTCCTGCTCTTCGAGGAAGCGCACGATGGCTCGCGCCATGGGCAGCGGCCCGCCCCACAGGCGGGCGCCGGCATTCCAGTCCAGGGTTGCCAGTGGTGCTGGCGCGGTGGCTTGTGTGCTGCGTACTGCGGGCGCGGCGCCGAGCAGGCGGGCCATCTCATCCAGCAGGGCGTTGAGCTCCAGCGGCTTGCTGGCGAAGCCGTTCATGCCGGCGTCCAGGGCGTTCTGCCGGTCGCGGTCGAGCACGCTGGCGGTGAGGGCGATGATCGGCACGGCTGCCGCCCCGCGCTGTTGCTCGAGGTTGCGGATACGCCGGGTGGCTTCCAGTCCGTCCATGCCGGGCATCTGCACGTCCATCAGGACCAGGTCGAAGTCCTGCGCGCTGTAGGCCTGCACCGCGGCCTGGCCGTCGCCGACGCTGTGCGGGTGGTGGCCCAGGCGCCGCAGGTTCAGCTCCAGCAGCTCGACGTTCTGTGGCACATCGTCCGCCACCAGGATGCGCAGCGGCGGCAGGCTCGGCGCGTGGCTGCGGGTAACCGGTTGCACACTGTGGCCGGCTGGCAGGGGCAGGTCCACGGTGAACACGCTGCCCCGGCCCACTTCGCTTTCCACGGTGATGCGGCCGCCCATCAGCTCCACCAACTGGCGCGAGATGGTGGTGCCCAGCCCGGTGCCGCCGAAGCGCCGGCTCATGGAGGCGTCGGCCTGGGCGAAGGGGTCGAAGATGCGCTCCAGGCGGTCGGCGGCGATGCCGATGCCGGTGTCGCGGATGGCCAGGCGCAGCGCGCCGGGTTCGCCGCTGATGACCAGCCGCACTTCGCCGCGCTCGGTGAACTTCACCGCGTTGCCCAGCAGGTTGGTCAGCACCTGCTGCAGGCGCAACGGGTCGCCGCGGAAGTACTCGCCGGCGCGCTGGCCGTAGTCGATCTGCAGGCGCAGGCCCTTGCGCTCGGCGGACAGCCGCAGCGCCGCGCAGACCTGCTCGCACAGCTCCGGCAGGGAGAAGTCCAGGGCTTCCAGTTCGATGGCGCCACGGTCCAGCTTGGCGGTGTCGAGGATGTCGTTGAGCAGGCCCAGCAGCGAGCGGGAGGCGTTCTGTACGGTGCTCAGGTAGCGCCGCTGATTGTCTTCCAGCGGCGAATCCAGCAGCAGTTCGGTGAAGCCCATGATGGCGTTCATCGGCGTGCGGATTTCGTGGCTCATGTTGGCCAGGAAGCTGCTGCGCGCGGCGGCGGCCTGTTCGGCGCGGTCGCGGGCGCTGCGCAGTTCCTGCTCCATGACCCGGCGCGGGGTAAGGTCGGTGGCCAGCTTCACCACCTTCACCGGTTTGCCGTCGAAGTCGAGGATCGGGTTGTAGGTGGCGTGGATCCACACTTCGCGCCCGTCCTTGGCCAGGCGACGGTATTCGCCGGCGTTGTACTCGCCCTCGCGCAGGCCCTGCCAGAAGGCCTGGTAACGGGCGCTGGCGGCGATGTCCGGCGGGCAGAACAGGCTGTGGTGCTGGCCCAGTACCTCGGCTTCGGTGTAGCCGAAGAGTTCGAGGATGTTCTCGTTGGCGGCGAGTACGCGGCCGTCCAGGTCGAACTCGATCAGCGCCATGGCGCGGCCGATGGCGGTGACCTTGCCTTCGTACTCGTTGCTCAGCAGCTTGGTTTCGGTCTGGTCGAGCAGCACGCCGTCGATCCACTGCGGGTTGCCGGCCTCGTCGTAGCACGCGCTGCCGCCTTCCCAGATCCAGTGTTCGGCGCCGCTGCGGTCGAACAGCCGGTACTCGACGACGTAGCTGCGGCGCTCGGCAATGGCGCGGCGGACTTCCTCGTTCACCGCTTCCTGATCATCGGGATGGTAGAGCTGGGCGAAGGTGATGCGCTGGTCGCTGAAGTCCTGCGCCGACCAGCCGGTGACGGCCTCCACCGCATCGCTGACGAACAGGGTGCTCCAGGCGTCGTCCGGGAGGACGCGGAAGGCGATGCCGGGCATGTTGCGGATCAGCGAGCGGTACTGCTCCTCGCTGGTGCGCAGGGCCTGCTCCATCTCGCGGCGTTCGCTGATATCGGCGACGAACACGACGAACCAGGGCTTGCCGTTGTGATCGGTGACGCCGAGGCTGACGCGCACGGGGATTTCCCGGCCGTCGCGGGTCAGTGCTTCCAGCTCCAGTTCGGAGTTGCTGAACTGGCGCTTGCCGCTGCTCTTGTAGTTCTCCAGCGCCATGCGGAACTGATGGCCGTAAGCCTCGTTCATCAGCACCTGCATGGGCTTGCCGACCAGCTCGTGCGGGTGCCAGCCGAACAGGCGCAGCACCGCGTGGTTGACCGAGCGGATCACGCCACTGTGGTCGATGGTGAGGATCGCCTCGACGGCGGCGTCGAGCAGCGAGTCCAGGTGCTTGCGCCGGCGCTCCAGCTCCTGGAACAGCTGGCGATAGCGCAGCAGGCCGTTCACCGCGGCGACGCAGATGCTCAGGCTGATGGTGGCCATGGACACCGCCATCGCCAGGTAAAAGCTGCCCTGCACGCCTTGCGGCACACCAAACTCTTCCATGCCGACGAAACGTGCCGCCGCCATCCCGGTGTAGTGCATGCCGGCAATTGCCAGGCCCATCACCAGACCGCTGACCAGGATCGCCAGGTTCGGACGCATCTTGCCGCGCAGGCCGAAGCGCACCCAGAGCGCAATGACGGCCAGGACCACCGCGACGAGGATCGACAGGGCGAACATCCACGGGTCGTAGCGCAGCAGCGGCGCCATCTGCATGGCCGCCATGCCGCTGTAGTGCATGGCGCCGATGCCGGCGCCGACCAGCACGCCGCCACCGATGAACTGCAGCGTGCTGACGTTGCGCTGGGCCAGCAGGTTGAGTGCGATCCAGGAGGCGAACAGGCTCGGCAGGCCGGAAAGCAGGGTGATCAACGGGTCGTAGCGCACCGCTGCGCAGAGCTGGAAGGACAGCATGCCGATGAAGTGCATCGCCCACACGCCACCGCCCAGGGCCACCGCGCCGGTGCCGATGGCCAGTTGGCGGTAGAACGGGCTGCGCGCCAGCCGCGCCACGCCTGACAGTTGCAGGGCCATGGTCGAGGTGAAGACGGCAATGAGGATGGAGAGCAGCACCAGAGCATTGTTGTGCTCGCCGAAAACCAGCAGCGAAGGGGTGTCGCCGCTGTAGAAATATCGCTGCAGATCGAGCATTGAACGAGACCGTACTGCGTGCCGAAGGCCCGGTGGAAGACGAGACGGGGTGAGCAAAACACAGGATGGCTGCAAATTGCCATCATTGTCGGTCGCTGCTCCCGCTGAACCGGCAGTGGAATGCGGGTTTCGGACGAGCGGAAAGCCAATGTTCGGAATCGAAGCTGAAACGATGCAGCCCGGAGGGCGACCGACACTTCGTTGTCGGCAGACGAAGCGGCAAATTGAGCGGTTGCCGACGGCTGGCGCCGGAAATGAAGAAGCCCGGCTTGGGGCCGGGCTTCTTTGGGTACCTGTCTGCGGATCAGGCGGGCATGTGCCATTCCTGCAGGCGGTAGCCTTCGCGGTTCAGCTCGTCGCGGGCCTGGTTCAGCAGGCCTTCGAGCTGCTCCGGATCGGAGTAGGCGGAGCTGGGAATGCGGGTGAGGCCCAGCAGACGGGTACCGGTGCGATCGAGGACGGACAGGTCGAGGCTGCCGTCGCCCCCTTGGTCAACCCAGGTCACACAATTGAAGGGTTGGAAGGCTCGTCCAGTGATCAGCAGAGCCTCGTTGAAACG harbors:
- a CDS encoding PAS domain S-box protein gives rise to the protein MLDLQRYFYSGDTPSLLVFGEHNNALVLLSILIAVFTSTMALQLSGVARLARSPFYRQLAIGTGAVALGGGVWAMHFIGMLSFQLCAAVRYDPLITLLSGLPSLFASWIALNLLAQRNVSTLQFIGGGVLVGAGIGAMHYSGMAAMQMAPLLRYDPWMFALSILVAVVLAVIALWVRFGLRGKMRPNLAILVSGLVMGLAIAGMHYTGMAAARFVGMEEFGVPQGVQGSFYLAMAVSMATISLSICVAAVNGLLRYRQLFQELERRRKHLDSLLDAAVEAILTIDHSGVIRSVNHAVLRLFGWHPHELVGKPMQVLMNEAYGHQFRMALENYKSSGKRQFSNSELELEALTRDGREIPVRVSLGVTDHNGKPWFVVFVADISERREMEQALRTSEEQYRSLIRNMPGIAFRVLPDDAWSTLFVSDAVEAVTGWSAQDFSDQRITFAQLYHPDDQEAVNEEVRRAIAERRSYVVEYRLFDRSGAEHWIWEGGSACYDEAGNPQWIDGVLLDQTETKLLSNEYEGKVTAIGRAMALIEFDLDGRVLAANENILELFGYTEAEVLGQHHSLFCPPDIAASARYQAFWQGLREGEYNAGEYRRLAKDGREVWIHATYNPILDFDGKPVKVVKLATDLTPRRVMEQELRSARDRAEQAAAARSSFLANMSHEIRTPMNAIMGFTELLLDSPLEDNQRRYLSTVQNASRSLLGLLNDILDTAKLDRGAIELEALDFSLPELCEQVCAALRLSAERKGLRLQIDYGQRAGEYFRGDPLRLQQVLTNLLGNAVKFTERGEVRLVISGEPGALRLAIRDTGIGIAADRLERIFDPFAQADASMSRRFGGTGLGTTISRQLVELMGGRITVESEVGRGSVFTVDLPLPAGHSVQPVTRSHAPSLPPLRILVADDVPQNVELLELNLRRLGHHPHSVGDGQAAVQAYSAQDFDLVLMDVQMPGMDGLEATRRIRNLEQQRGAAAVPIIALTASVLDRDRQNALDAGMNGFASKPLELNALLDEMARLLGAAPAVRSTQATAPAPLATLDWNAGARLWGGPLPMARAIVRFLEEQETSLNTLESAVSNGDRADIAALAHRLRGAAANLALPRLAGAIGALEGAAEQGKAEQLAAALERVRAEFTTVRESVPLVPEAFAEAVGAAVGEAASQDLRDALQALQLALSRGGLDDQALERLRLGTVQGEHREAFEALRDAIDDFDFDQALEWVRTLGARLEQA